ATGCGCGTGCCGGATGTTCCGGCCTACCTCGCCATGCCTCGGGCCTGCGGCGCCAATACAACGCCGATCGCCTTTGCCGAAGTTTACCTAGCCCTGCAGAATGGTACGGTCGACGCGCAGGAAAATCCGCTGACCACGATCGAGGCGAAGAAGTTTTATGAGGTGCAGAAGAACATCGTCCTGACCGGCCATATCGTTGACCACCTCAACACGCTCTTTTCAAAGAAGCTGTGGACCAGCCTGTCCGACGAGGACAAGAAGATCTTTTCCGACGTCGCGCAGGAAGCCAGCGTGCGCTCGTCGAAATCGATCGACGCCCGTGAAAAGCAACTGGTCGACGAGTTCAAGAAGAAGGGCCTGACCGTGACGGAAGTCGACAAGGCAGACTTCCTGAAGAACGTCGTCGAAAAGGTCAAGCTCGAAGAGTTCGGCTATGAAAAGGCCGACTGGGAAGCAGTCCGCGCAATCAAGTAAGCCGTGGCGCGGTCTGCGGGCCGCGCCTGTTCGACAATTCCTTCCATTGCGCATGGGACCTGCCGTTGGCTGGTCATCAGGCATGCTCGCCGCACCTTTGCGAAGGCTGCGGCGGCTCGCCCGGCCGGCGAACGTTTTCCCGGCGCAGTGAGGTTCATATCCGGACAGGATGCTATCGATGTCAGCGTCGCAGGAAATTCATACCCAGGTCACGCCTGAAGAACTTGCCCATACATTCGACGAGGCGCCGGCCGAGGCCGATCTCAGCACCTATGCCTTCGAGGACTGGATCACCTTGGCCCTTTTCTGGCTGATGACGGGTTGCGTCTTCCTCCAGTTCTTCACGCGCTACGTCCTCAACAACAGTTATGCCTGGACAGAGGAAATCGCCGTCAACTGCCTGATCGGCGTGGTGTTTCTGGGCGCCGTGATGTGCGTGCGCACATCACGGCATATCCAGGTGGATGTCCTCTATCATTATCTGCCCGCCCGCCTGACCCGCGTGATGGCGACGGCGGTGGATCTCATCCGCATCGGCTTCTTCCTCTACGGATCATGGCTGATGTGGCGTTACATGGAGATCGTGGCGGACGAGGAGATGGTGACGGTGCAACTGCCGCGTAACATCGTCTTCTATTCCGTGCTTGCCGCCTTCGTGCTGATGCTGCTGCGCTCGATCCAGGTCTTCATCGCCAACATGCGCCGGGGTTACTCCGTTCTGGAGCGACCGGAAGCTTTCCAGAGCGTGGAGGACTGACGCCATGTTGTTGCTCATAGGCTCGTTTCTTGTCCTGATGCTGATCGGACTTCCGGTCGCCGTCTCCATGGCCGTGTCATCGGTCCTGTACATTGTCTTCTATGATGTCGCGCCCGACATCATTGCCGCGCAGCGACTGATCGCCGGCGTCGA
This genomic window from Neorhizobium galegae contains:
- a CDS encoding TRAP transporter small permease, which gives rise to MSASQEIHTQVTPEELAHTFDEAPAEADLSTYAFEDWITLALFWLMTGCVFLQFFTRYVLNNSYAWTEEIAVNCLIGVVFLGAVMCVRTSRHIQVDVLYHYLPARLTRVMATAVDLIRIGFFLYGSWLMWRYMEIVADEEMVTVQLPRNIVFYSVLAAFVLMLLRSIQVFIANMRRGYSVLERPEAFQSVED